CCCGCGATCAGCGTGACCACGATCACCGACGGGTGGCGGAAGTAGAACTCGATGTCGGCCTCGAACAGGTATCCCACGATGCCGGCGGGCACGCAGGCCGCAATCACGTACCACGCCATGAGGGACGCGGGGTCGCTGCGGTTTCCTTTGGGCGAGAGGCTGGTGAGGAAGCCGCGCGCCAGCGCGCGCAGGTCGCCCCAGAAGTACACCACAATGGCCATGAGTGTGCCCAGGTGGACGGCCACGTCGAAGGTGAGTCCGTCGACCACGTCGAAGTCCAGCGCGGCGCGCGCCAGGATGAGATGCGCGGACGACGAAATGGGGAGGAACTCGGTGGCGGCCTGGATGAGGCCGAGGATGATGGCCAACAGAACAACCGGCATTGTCTACTTTGCCCCGATCTCGACGAGCACCTGGCCGTACGCCACCTGCTCGCCGCTCTTGCAGTGGATCTTCTTGATGGTTCCCGTGGCCGGCGAGAGCAACTCGTTGTGCATCTTCATGGACTCCAGCACCACCAGCGGGTCGCCGGCCTTCACCGCATCGCCCGGTTTCACGTTGACCGCCACGATGGAGCCCGGCATGGGCGCTTGCAGGCGCCCTTCTCCGGCAGCACCCACCGGGCGATCGGTGTCGACCGCGTCGCGCGTGTGCGCGTAGGTGCGTCCGCCGATGGAGATGTCGAGCCCGTTGCGCCCCTGCGACACGTGCGCCACGTGCGAGGCCTTGTCGATGAGGAACGCAATGGTCCCGCCCGCCAGGCTCACGTCGCTCACGATATGACGGCGCTCGTCGATAGTCACCACGAATCCGTCCGCGGTGCGCACAATCCCGATCTCCTTCTGGACGCCGTCCAGCGCGATCTTCATTCCCCACCCCCGATCTCCCACTTGCCCACGCGCTCCCACGGCGAGGGCC
Above is a genomic segment from Candidatus Krumholzibacteriia bacterium containing:
- a CDS encoding biotin/lipoyl-binding protein translates to MKIALDGVQKEIGIVRTADGFVVTIDERRHIVSDVSLAGGTIAFLIDKASHVAHVSQGRNGLDISIGGRTYAHTRDAVDTDRPVGAAGEGRLQAPMPGSIVAVNVKPGDAVKAGDPLVVLESMKMHNELLSPATGTIKKIHCKSGEQVAYGQVLVEIGAK